A single window of Rhipicephalus microplus isolate Deutch F79 chromosome 5, USDA_Rmic, whole genome shotgun sequence DNA harbors:
- the LOC142817331 gene encoding uncharacterized protein LOC142817331, with protein MASASSQLNAVSHNRFAALATEDMDFCAGGNDTTTTDTINDQEVLRSTGRTAVALRGNDLHPSDIAGWKISGKQVSQRLNKPQLNEVTQSNKPTPQFSEAQAKRMVARITKASRMPLNLTREEQKVVIRPRGGLFLAKLEADIVMSAVITAANVPKTAAKADTICINPTQNIIVISTPDEERARYYASVRSLYIGGRSYETHAYCTAPHGTVKGVIRGIAVENTAEDLHENIVNQANPQALEAHRIGNTTSIVILFAGTKVPNYIKYGSIIVKYGLYRQHHNVCKTCGKIGHRADVSPTPETKICFACGAPNPTADHAARCKPRCKLCNGAHATGTEGCTNKYKVPFVVTQRRWERRNAASAFSSQDFPQLPPQQQNEAHLSKRGRSRSRKRDKSRRQSASRGRSTDGKRSENMNYNRNQQRPGNVINGAQAINPQAANRNPLNHVAEAKDNTIQSLRNENEQLKRCIAEQRAQMQEMNAKLNQLINAQQQQQQQQVTPPPPLSPPQSQPRPPTPKENNTNSAMEVQVPVTTEANSAEHETIDVARTSEPAPKKRALEYARERRVNARLDSLEERQDQLEQTMKANYETLSQGIKATNDRLDATNARLDTLVTPVHGMQSTIQGIQTKLDALIHALTASGLIPQQAFTQPQ; from the coding sequence ATGGCCTCGGCCTCATCGCAGCTCAACGCCGTTTCCCACAACCGTTTCGCGGCCCTTGCTACGGAAGACATGGACTTTTGTGCTGGCGGCAACGACACTACGACCACCGACACGATCAACGACCAAGAGGTGCTACGCAGCACCGGCCGCACCGCAGTCGCGCTGCGCGGCAACGACTTACACCCAAGCGACATCGCGGGATGGAAAATCTCCGGAAAACAAGTAAGCCAACGACTTAATAAGCCCCAGCTTAACGAAGTTACCCAAAGCAACAAGCCAACTCCGCAATTTAGTGAAGCTCAAGCAAAACGCATGGTAGCGAGAATTACTAAAGCGTCCCGCATGCCGCTGAATTTGACGCGGGAAGAGCAGAAGGTTGTAATACGACCGAGAGGAGGGCTATTCCTAGCAAAACTGGAAGCTGACATCGTAATGTCCGCAGTCATAACGGCAGCCAACGTTCCCAAGACCGCAGCGAAAGCAGATACGATCTGTATTAATCCCACGCAGAACATCATCGTGATCAGCACGCCCGATGAAGAACGAGCACGTTACTACGCAAGCGTACGCTCTCTGTACATTGGGGGCCGTAGCTACGAAACGCATGCCTACTGCACCGCGCCTCACGGCACAGTGAAAGGAGTAATCCGTGGCATCGCAGTAGAGAACACTGCCGAAGATCTGCACGAGAATATCGTTAACCAAGCAAACCCGCAGGCCCTCGAAGCACACAGGATTGGAAACACTACCTCGATCGTCATTTTGTTCGCAGGAACAAAGGTTCCCAACTACATAAAGTATGGCTCCATTATAGTAAAGTATGGATTATACAGACAACACCACAACGTATGCAAGACATGCGGCAAAATCGGCCATCGAGCCGATGTAAGCCCCACGCCGGAAACCAAGATCTGCTTTGCGTGTGGCGCGCCTAACCCGACGGCAGACCACGCGGCGCGGTGCAAGCCACGTTGCAAACTGTGTAACGGAGCCCACGCCACGGGCACGGAAGGCTGTACGAACAAGTACAAGGTGCCCTTCGTAGTTACTCAGCGCAGATGGGAGCGCAGAAACGCGGCGTCAGCGTTTTCGTCGCAAGACTTCCCGCAGCTGCCACCGCAACAACAGAACGAAGCGCATCTATCAAAGAGAGGACGCAGCCGCTCGAGGAAGCGGGACAAAAGCAGGAGACAATCGGCGAGCCGCGGCAGAAGCACCGACGGCAAGCGCAGCGAAAACATGAATTACAACCGCAACCAGCAGCGACCGGGCAATGTGATAAATGGGGCCCAAGCAATCAACCCGCAAGCGGCGAACCGCAATCCGCTCAACCACGTAGCTGAAGCAAAGGACAACACCATCCAGTCACTACGCAATGAAAATGAGCAGCTCAAGCGATGCATCGCTGAACAGAGAGCTCAAATGCAAGAGATGAACGCTAAGTTGAACCAACTCATCaacgcacagcagcagcagcagcaacaacaggtgACTCCGCCACCGCCACTGTCGCCACCGCAGAGTCAACCAAGACCCCCGACGCCAAAGGAAAACAACACAAACTCAGCCATGGAGGTACAAGTCCCAGTTACTACGGAAGCTAACAGCGCAGAACACGAAACGATCGACGTTGCTAGGACAAGCGAACCGGCACCCAAGAAGCGAGCGCTcgaatacgcacgtgaacgaagaGTCAACGCTAGGCTGGACAGCCTAGAAGAACGTCAAGATCAACTAGAACAGACCATGAAAGCCAACTACGAAACCCTGAGCCAAGGCATCAAAGCTACTAACGATCGCCTCGATGCTACCAACGCACGCCTCGACACATTGGTGACACCCGTACATGGCATGCAGTCTACCATACAAGGAATACAGACTAAGTTGGATGCACTAATACACGCGCTGACGGCGTCAGGACTAATCCCCCAACAGGCCTTCACCCAACCGCAATAA
- the LOC142817526 gene encoding uncharacterized protein LOC142817526: MDAGYQLLNDPNAPTRNETSSQRDTNPDLAFISTASALRGVTWRNTGETLGSDHCILEITIPIAENTQRAQQQQIIDWHEYRKKLEDNVTETIENTEAWTNMLNATTKDATQTVEAEPEATMLDSRLAHLMEARNSLIRRWKRQRHNRKLRKRIAQINRDIEHHSAVLCRQQWHAVCQEADGQLHKGKTWRLLRHLLNDQTTKGAQHYMLNKTIHKAVKEMGEAEVQRRLDAKYLPVTPTRPLPSYEGATNEKLDADIEEWEVRAVLQTINCKSASGPDHVTNKALRNLNDTAIEALTKYYNQCWRTGKLPQQWKTAKTILIPKPGKPPSIDNLRPISLTSCVGKVLEHVLLNRWQRYLEESNIYPHTMLGFRAKLCTQDSMLLLKNEIVDRHFPTLDNRAVLGLDLQGAFDNVHHSAVLRQVSHFNMGERTFAYVKDFLTNRTTRLVAGELQLPLKQLGSTGTPQGSVISPLLFNLVMIGVARRLERVRNIKYTIYADDITLWSTGGSDSQIEAALQEAVAAVEEYLRPTGLKCSPTKSELLVISPRSARRPTTQNINVVTQDGTPIPHVQTLRVLGLHLQDLNRNNVTVQKLHAKLSLATRLLKKVATRYQGMREDSLLRLTQSFAVSHISYVASFHNWKAAEKIKIDAMIRKAYKTALGLYPHTNTKRMLALGVHNTLEEIAEAQRTAQYHRLSQTRTGRTILQRIGINSPAMTPEVAKQLPRDVLQRLKVPPLPKHMHPQEHQERRTARAKALTKGHANDPRAYYVDVAKYPHQPNTYAAAVIAADTGVLTTSGSIRCKSPTQAEEFAIALALAIPDCRTVLSDSKTAIANFATNNVHGTTARVCSTIARPETNITVKWFPAHAGELDVGPNRNEEADTEAHALTSRGSLSTHSSEPQRPDAEDGEYLTSRRLYPPPHRDLQRREAATLRQLQVQAIWTPVWAKLVCPEVYTTDVCQHCKKARATQRHLLWDCAPPPGNHEVMPTAISSKIISREPGNQRDVVQHVLSILERQRPKAAPPRVLRK, from the exons ATGGACGCAGGTTACCAATTGCTAAACGACCCCAACGCACCTACGAGAAACGAAACGTCGTCGCAGCGAGACACAAACCCGGACCTCGCTTTCATAAGCACGGCCTCAGCACTGCGTGGAgtcacgtggcggaacaccggggAGACGTTGGGAAGTGACCACTGCATACTCGAAATTACAATACCCATCGCAGAGAACACGCAAAGAGCACAGCAACAGCAAATCATCGACTGGCACGAGTACAGAAAGAAATTAGAAGACAACGTTACGGAAACCATTGAAAACACAGAAGCATGGACCAACATGTTGAACGCCACGACCAAAGACGCCACTCAGACGGTAGAAGCGGAGCCGGAGGCTACGATGCTGGACAGCAGACTAGCGCACCTCATGGAAGCCCGCAACTCGCTGATACGGCGCTGGAAACGTCAACGCCACAACAGAAAGCTACGCAAACGTATAGCACAAATAAACAGAGACATCGAGCATCACAGCGCAGTCCTCTGCAGACAGCAGTGGCACGCGGTGTGTCAAGAAGCGGACGGTCAACTACACAAAGGCAAGACGTGGCGCCTGCTACGCCACTTGCTCAACGATCAGACAACCAAGGGAGCTCAGCATTACATGCTGAACAAGACAATTCACAAAGCCGTCAAAGAAATGGGAGAGGCTGAGGTGCAACGACGCCTGGACGCCAAGTATCTCCCCGTAACGCCAACGCGCCCACTCCCCAGCTACGAAGGGGCAACCAACGAGAAACTAGAtgccgacatcgaagaatggGAAGTGCGAGCGGTTCTACAAACAATCAACTGTAAATCAGCATCCGGACCGGACCACGTCACCAACAAGGCATTGAGGAACTTGAACGACACGGCAATCGAAGCCCTCACCAAGTACTACAACCAGTGCTGGCGGACGGGCAAGCTACCGCAACAATGGAAGACCGCGAAAACGATcctgatccccaaaccgggcaaaccaCCCAGCATAGACAACCtgagacccatctctctaacgtcgtgcgtgggcaaggtgcTTGAACACGTCCTACTGAACAGATGGCAACGTTATTTGGAAGAATCCAACATATATCCACATACAATGCTGGGGTTCCGGGCCAAACTGTGTACCCAGGACTCCATGCTGTTGCTCAAGAACGAAATCGTGGACAGACACTTTCCCACGTTGGATAACAGAGCGGTGCTCGGACTGGATCTCcagggagcattcgacaacgtacaCCACTCGGCCGTCCTTCGGCAGGTGTCCCACTTCAACATGGGGGAGAGGACGTTCGCTTACGTCAAAGATTTCCTGACCAACCGCACCACGCGGCTTGTGGCAGGAGAACTACAACTACCGCTCAAGCAGCTGGGGAGCACGgggacaccacagggctcggtgatctcccctctgttgttcaaccttgtcatgataggcgttgcaagaagattggaacgcgttagaaacatcaagtacacgatctacgcggacgacatcacgctGTGGTCAACGGGAGGAAGCGACAGCCAGATCGAGGCAGCCCTCCAAGAAGCCGTCGCCGCCGTAGAAGAATACCTACGACCCACCGGACTCAAATGTTcaccaaccaagtcggaactgctAGTGATCTCACCGCGAAGTGCGCGACGCCCGACAACGCAGAACATCAACGTTGTAACCCAAGACGGAACGCCGATACCGCACGTGCAGACACTCAGAGTTTTGGGGCTGCACCTCCAGGACTTGAACCGCAACAACGTGACGGTACAGAAGCTCCACGCAAAGCTCTCGCTGGCAACCCGCCTACTCAAGAAGGTGGCCACGCGGTACCAGGGCATGCGAGAAGACAGTCTACTACGACTCACccagtcgtttgcagtcagccacatctcttacgtagcgtcgttccacaattggaaagcgGCGGAGAAGATAAAGATTGACGCGATGATCAGAAAGGCGTACAAGACGGCCCTGGGCTTATACCCCCACACCAACACAAAACGCATGCTCGCGTTGGGCGttcacaacacgctggaagaaatcGCCGAAGCCCAGCGAACGGCGCAGTATCACCGCCTGTCCCAGACCAGGACGGGAAGAACGATACTACAGCGCATCGGAATCAACTCGCCAGCGATGACTCCGGAGGTAGCAAAGCAGCTACCCCGAGACGTTCTCCAAAGACTGAAGGTTCCACCCTTACCGAAGCACATGCATCCACAAGAGcaccaagaaagaagaacggcgagagccaaggccctcacaaaaggtcacgccaacgatccgcgcgcgtactacgtggacgtggcgaagtatccCCACCAGCCAAATacgtacgcagcagcagtcatcgcagcagacactggagtactcacaacgtcgggaagcatacggtgcaagtcgcccacgcaagccgaagagtttgcaatcgcactggcactagcgatcccggattgccgcacggtcctcagcgactcgaagacggcaatagccaactttgctacaaacaacgtccatggaaccactgcaagagtatgttcaactatagcaagaccggaaaccaacattaccgtcaagtggttccctgcgcacgccggggagctggacgtgggcccgaaccgcaacgaggaggcagatacggaggcacacgcgctaactagccgcgggtctctgtcaacgcattcctcggagccgcaacgacccgatgccgaagacggagagtattt aacgagcagacgcctctacccaccgcctcaccgagacctacaacgcagagaagcagccacactacggcagctgcaagtacaagcaatatggacccccgtctgggcaaagctcgtttgcccggaggtttacaccactgatgtatgccaacactgcaagaaggcgcgagccacccagagacacctcctttgggactgtgcaccaccgccgggtaaccacgaagtaatgccaactgccataagcagcaaaattatcagccgagagccaggcaatcaaagagacgtggtccagcacgtgcttagcatcctggaacgccagcggccgaaagcggcgcccccacgggttttacgcaagtag